Below is a genomic region from Ferribacterium limneticum.
GTCAATGCCTACACCTTCCCCGGCGGGGCGATGGGCGTGACGCGCGGCATCCTGGTCGATCTCGACAACGAGGCTGAGCTGGCGGCGCTGCTCGGTCACGAGTTGGGCCACGTCAATGCCCGTCACGCGGCGCAGCGGCAGGGCCATGCGATGGTGACGCAGGCGGCGATGACGGGCGTGAACATCGTCGGCACCGCCGCCGGGTTTGGAGGCCTGACCGACCTTGGCACCAAGCTCGGGGCCAGCGTGCTGCTCTCCAGCTATTCCCGCGACAACGAGCGCGAGGCCGATGCGCTGGGGCAGGAATACATGGTCCGGGCCGGCTATCCGGCCAGCGGCATGGTCGGCCTGCAGCAGCTGCTGGTCGAGCAGCAGAAGGAATCGCCGGGGATGGTGCAGACCATGTTCTCGACCCACCCGATGAGCGGCGAACGGCGCGATACGGCGAAGCAGCTGGCCGGGGGCAAGTATGCAGCAAGCAATACGCGCGATGCCGGCCGCGAGCGTTTCATGGACAACACGGCGTCACTGCGCCGTATCAAGCCGACCATCGACGCCTGCCAGAAAGGCGAAGTGGCGATGGCTGCCAAGGAATACGGCAAGGCCGAGGAGCGTTTCCGCACGGCCTTGAAGGCCACGCCGCGCGATTACGCGGCCAATGTGCTGATGGCGAAATGCCTGTCGGAACAGGACAAGGATGCCCTGGCCCTGGAATACGCCCAGACGGCGACCCGGGTTTATCCGCAGGAAGCTCAGGCGCACAAGCTGGTCGGCGTGCTGGCGCTCGGTCAGAAGGATCCGGGCATGGCTTTCGAGCATCTCGATCGCTATGACCGGCTGTTGCCGGGCGATGCCGGCATCACCTTCCTGAAGGGGATTTCGCTGGAAGGCATGGGTAAGCGCCCGGAGGCGGCCCAACAGTATGCCGCCTACCTGAAACGCACGCAGCAGGGCAAGGCGGCGGAGTATTCGATCAGCCGCCTGAAGAGCTGGGGCTATCTGAAGTAATTTTGATTTTGGCCGTTTTTTACGGTTGACCGTGGAATTCAGTCGCCGAACGAACGCAGTCCGTCGAGATCGAGAATATTGATCCCGCCGTACTCGCTGCGCACCAGCCCTGCGTCTTCGAGGACCTTGAGCGCCTGATTGGCCCGCTGTCTGGAAACGCCGGCCAGATAGCCGAGTTCTTCCTGAGAAATCTGCAGCAGGCGGTTGGTGCCGGGGTAGAGCACCGGGTTGAACAAGGCCGCCAGGCCGCGCGCAATGCGGGCATCGGTGTCGAGCATGCGCTCGTTTTCGATCATGCCGATGAACTGGCCGAGGCGCTCGTTGAGCTGGGCGATCATGTAGCGGTTGAACGGAATGCTGTGGTCGAGCAGCCACAGGAAAGTGGCGCGGCTCATGAAGGCGACGCGCGTTTCGCGGATGGCCATGACGTCATAGCGGCGCACTTCGCTCTTGAGTAGCGAGCCTTCGCCGAACCAGCCGCCGGTGCTGATGCCGGTCAGCGAGGTCGTCTTGCCGGTCGTCCAGTGGCTGGCCATCTTGCCCAGGCCGTCGATGATGCCCATCCAGTAATCGACCGGTTCGCCTTTCATGCAGATGAAAGCGCCCGGGGCGAAGCTGCGCTCGAAGGTGCCGGCGATGGCCTTGGCCATTTCTTCCGCAGTCAGCGACGGCCCCCAGACGGAGGTGCGCAGCAGTTCCTCAGCGTTTTTCAATGATCATTTCCGGGTGATGTGCCGAACCACGATTATAGGCGGTGGCTTCCACGGTCAACTGGAAAAAATACCCAAAATTGAAATCGTCTAGCGCCGCCATTTCACCGCACCGCCACCGTCCCCGCCTTCCACAGCGGGCTCTGCCAGCGGTAGAACGGGGTCAGGCTGGAGGGCTTGTCGGCTTGCTTGTCGGTTACCAGCGTGGTCAGCGAAACGGTTTCGAAAGTGGTGCGATAACGGTCGCCGCTACGAACTTCGCGCGCCGCCAGCATCTGCTGACCACCCGGTACCCAGCCGGCGAATTCGACGTA
It encodes:
- a CDS encoding Crp/Fnr family transcriptional regulator, with the translated sequence MKNAEELLRTSVWGPSLTAEEMAKAIAGTFERSFAPGAFICMKGEPVDYWMGIIDGLGKMASHWTTGKTTSLTGISTGGWFGEGSLLKSEVRRYDVMAIRETRVAFMSRATFLWLLDHSIPFNRYMIAQLNERLGQFIGMIENERMLDTDARIARGLAALFNPVLYPGTNRLLQISQEELGYLAGVSRQRANQALKVLEDAGLVRSEYGGINILDLDGLRSFGD
- a CDS encoding M48 family metalloprotease; its protein translation is MDQNIERELPGSLLANRITRRQVLWLLGASALSGCATSPVGGGAILVGMSEDEEKAVDQKVAPQQFSQDLGAVQDEAINQYLSDVGRRLDAKVHRPQMPYSYRVLNANYVNAYTFPGGAMGVTRGILVDLDNEAELAALLGHELGHVNARHAAQRQGHAMVTQAAMTGVNIVGTAAGFGGLTDLGTKLGASVLLSSYSRDNEREADALGQEYMVRAGYPASGMVGLQQLLVEQQKESPGMVQTMFSTHPMSGERRDTAKQLAGGKYAASNTRDAGRERFMDNTASLRRIKPTIDACQKGEVAMAAKEYGKAEERFRTALKATPRDYAANVLMAKCLSEQDKDALALEYAQTATRVYPQEAQAHKLVGVLALGQKDPGMAFEHLDRYDRLLPGDAGITFLKGISLEGMGKRPEAAQQYAAYLKRTQQGKAAEYSISRLKSWGYLK